Proteins found in one Tsukamurella paurometabola DSM 20162 genomic segment:
- a CDS encoding PHA/PHB synthase family protein, protein MTDTKYSDDSNAADELGAPLDMLLVNSTKSFAARMMPNASWARMAQSLAGKPVTVAERGAGLAKELGLIAAGKSQRAPKKGDRRFADPAWTQNPLLRRVEQAYLAASDTADQLYEDADLDWKDAERMRFVLDNVIEGAAPTNIPGLNPSGWKALIDTGGLSAVRGAKAFVRDMAKHPRIPAMIEPDAYKVGETLAVTKGTVVLRTPMFELIHYAPQTKQVREVPLLMVPPVINKFYIMDIAPGRSLIEYYLKGGQQVFAVSWRNPSAEHRDWGFDEYGAAIVRALDALQVITGSDKAHVFATCSGGILTSMVMASLFANGHGDRIAGLTLGVTVLDQSHAGLGSALASQKAADAAIRSSANQGYLDGAAMAEMFAWLRPTDLVWRYWVNNYIEGKSPAPFDVLFWNADTTRMTASLHKDMVLMGLNNTLVTPGEQSMMGTPVDLSKIECDAYVLGGISDHICPWQATERSAALLGSKDNTYVLSTAGHIASLVNPPGNPKSSFRTAPVLQGQTPEEWFESADKQSGSWWPHHLEWLTERGGAEVDAPTQLGAPGYEPLAPAPGTFVLEN, encoded by the coding sequence ATGACCGATACCAAGTACTCCGACGATTCGAACGCCGCCGATGAACTCGGCGCCCCGCTGGACATGCTGCTGGTGAACTCGACCAAGTCGTTCGCGGCAAGGATGATGCCGAACGCCTCCTGGGCGCGGATGGCGCAGTCGCTGGCCGGTAAGCCCGTGACCGTGGCCGAGCGCGGAGCCGGACTGGCCAAGGAGCTCGGCCTCATCGCGGCGGGCAAGAGCCAGCGCGCGCCCAAGAAGGGGGACCGCCGGTTCGCCGACCCGGCCTGGACGCAGAACCCGCTGTTGCGCCGGGTGGAACAGGCTTATCTGGCGGCTTCGGACACCGCTGACCAGCTGTACGAGGACGCCGATCTCGACTGGAAGGATGCCGAGCGCATGCGGTTCGTGCTCGACAACGTGATCGAGGGCGCGGCGCCCACCAACATTCCCGGACTCAACCCATCGGGCTGGAAGGCGCTCATCGACACCGGTGGCCTCTCGGCGGTGCGCGGCGCGAAGGCCTTCGTGCGCGATATGGCCAAGCACCCGCGTATCCCCGCGATGATCGAGCCCGACGCTTACAAGGTGGGCGAGACCTTGGCCGTGACCAAGGGAACCGTGGTGTTGCGCACCCCGATGTTCGAACTGATTCACTATGCGCCGCAGACCAAGCAGGTGCGTGAGGTGCCGCTGCTCATGGTGCCACCGGTGATCAACAAGTTCTACATCATGGACATCGCGCCCGGCCGCAGCCTGATCGAGTACTACCTCAAGGGCGGGCAGCAGGTGTTCGCCGTGTCGTGGCGCAATCCTTCTGCGGAGCATCGGGATTGGGGATTCGACGAGTACGGGGCCGCGATCGTGCGTGCCCTGGACGCGCTGCAGGTGATCACCGGTTCCGATAAGGCGCACGTCTTCGCCACGTGCTCGGGCGGCATTCTCACCTCGATGGTGATGGCCAGCCTGTTCGCGAACGGCCACGGCGACCGGATCGCCGGTCTGACCCTGGGCGTGACCGTGCTCGACCAGAGCCACGCCGGACTGGGCTCGGCGCTCGCCAGCCAGAAGGCGGCCGATGCCGCGATCCGCTCATCGGCCAACCAGGGCTACCTCGACGGTGCCGCCATGGCCGAGATGTTCGCCTGGCTGCGCCCGACCGACCTGGTGTGGCGGTACTGGGTGAACAACTACATCGAGGGCAAGTCGCCGGCGCCGTTCGACGTGCTGTTCTGGAACGCCGACACCACTCGGATGACGGCGTCGCTGCACAAGGACATGGTGCTCATGGGTCTGAACAACACCCTGGTCACTCCGGGTGAGCAGAGCATGATGGGCACCCCCGTGGACCTGTCCAAGATCGAATGCGACGCCTACGTGCTGGGCGGCATCTCCGATCACATCTGCCCCTGGCAGGCCACGGAGCGCAGCGCGGCGCTGCTCGGCAGCAAGGACAACACCTACGTGCTCTCCACCGCCGGCCACATCGCGTCGCTGGTGAACCCGCCCGGCAACCCGAAGTCCTCCTTCCGCACCGCACCCGTGCTGCAGGGTCAGACACCCGAGGAGTGGTTCGAGAGCGCCGACAAGCAGTCCGGTTCGTGGTGGCCGCACCACCTCGAATGGCTCACCGAACGCGGCGGCGCCGAGGTCGATGCGCCGACCCAGCTCGGGGCGCCCGGCTACGAGCCGCTCGCCCCGGCGCCGGGCACCTTCGTGCTCGAGAACTGA
- a CDS encoding long-chain-fatty-acid--CoA ligase, giving the protein MTNLAENLTAAAAARPDALALKCDDLEFSYAAFDDASARFATYLAEQGIEPGDRVGIMLPNTPAFAIVFYGIMRRGAVAVPMNPLLKAAEVEYYLANTGSKALFATPVFADDAEAGARAAGAACHFGDDAALATLLAKYEPTAPVEPRDGDDTAVILHTSGTTGKPKGAELTHQGLGMNCEISGRTLLHLTGDDVMMGCLPLFHVFGLTCGLNAAVRFGSTLTLIPRFEPRKAIEVIGRDKVTVFLGVPTMYAALVAALQPGDDVSSLRACGSGGAALPLQVITDFEAAFNAIIMEGYGLSETSPVACFNHPDKPRKPGTIGTPIEGVQMRCVDDSGNEVPQGERGEVQVRGHNIMKGYWNLPEATADAIDADGWFSTGDIGIVDADGYFSIVDRKKEMIIRGGLNVYPREIEEVLYGHPAVAEAAVVGIPHDTLGEEVGAAIALKAGVALTVDEIRDYVKERVASYKYPRHVWLLAELPKNATGKVQKRDIAVPDQFTA; this is encoded by the coding sequence CCTCCGCCCGATTCGCCACCTACCTGGCCGAGCAGGGCATCGAACCCGGCGATCGCGTGGGCATCATGCTCCCCAACACCCCGGCCTTCGCCATCGTCTTCTACGGGATCATGCGCCGCGGTGCCGTCGCCGTTCCGATGAACCCGCTGCTCAAGGCCGCCGAGGTGGAGTACTACCTGGCCAACACCGGCTCCAAGGCGCTGTTCGCCACTCCGGTCTTCGCCGACGACGCCGAGGCCGGCGCCCGCGCCGCGGGTGCCGCGTGCCACTTCGGCGACGACGCCGCCCTCGCCACCCTGCTCGCCAAGTACGAGCCCACCGCCCCGGTGGAGCCCCGCGACGGCGACGACACCGCGGTCATCCTGCACACCTCCGGCACCACCGGAAAGCCCAAGGGCGCCGAGCTGACCCACCAGGGACTCGGCATGAACTGCGAGATCTCGGGCCGCACCCTGCTGCACCTCACCGGCGACGATGTGATGATGGGCTGCCTGCCGCTGTTCCACGTCTTCGGCCTCACCTGCGGCCTCAACGCCGCCGTCCGCTTCGGCTCGACCCTCACCCTGATCCCGCGGTTCGAACCCCGCAAGGCGATCGAGGTGATCGGGCGCGACAAGGTGACCGTCTTCCTCGGTGTGCCGACCATGTACGCCGCGCTGGTCGCCGCGCTGCAGCCCGGCGACGACGTGTCCTCGCTGCGAGCCTGTGGTTCGGGCGGAGCGGCACTGCCGTTGCAGGTGATCACCGACTTCGAGGCCGCCTTCAACGCGATCATCATGGAGGGCTACGGCCTGTCCGAGACCTCGCCGGTCGCCTGCTTCAACCATCCCGATAAGCCGCGCAAGCCGGGCACCATCGGAACCCCCATCGAGGGCGTGCAGATGCGCTGTGTGGACGACTCCGGTAACGAAGTGCCGCAGGGCGAACGCGGTGAGGTCCAGGTGCGTGGGCACAACATCATGAAGGGCTACTGGAATCTTCCCGAGGCCACCGCCGACGCCATCGACGCCGACGGCTGGTTCTCCACCGGCGACATCGGCATCGTCGACGCCGACGGCTACTTCTCGATCGTCGACCGCAAGAAGGAGATGATCATCCGCGGCGGGCTCAACGTGTACCCGCGCGAGATCGAAGAGGTGCTCTACGGGCATCCCGCCGTGGCGGAGGCCGCCGTCGTCGGTATTCCGCACGACACGCTCGGCGAGGAGGTGGGCGCTGCCATCGCCCTCAAGGCCGGCGTCGCGCTCACCGTCGACGAGATCCGTGACTACGTCAAGGAACGCGTCGCCTCGTACAAGTACCCGCGCCACGTCTGGTTGCTCGCCGAGCTTCCCAAGAATGCCACCGGCAAGGTCCAGAAACGCGATATCGCCGTCCCTGACCAGTTCACCGCCTGA